A region from the Actinoplanes sp. OR16 genome encodes:
- a CDS encoding YciI family protein yields MKYVILIQSNPQSLAVWETLTDQQRTDFGLGHLRLTEKMREAGVLVASEGLGDPALATQVSVRDGRTITSDGPYAEVKEHLAGFYLIDVAGLDEAVEWAAKAPDAAYTRVEVRPVLDMSQWDL; encoded by the coding sequence GTGAAGTACGTGATCCTGATCCAGTCGAACCCGCAGTCCCTGGCCGTCTGGGAGACGCTGACCGACCAGCAGCGCACCGACTTCGGCCTCGGCCACCTGCGGCTGACCGAGAAGATGCGCGAAGCAGGGGTGCTGGTCGCGAGCGAAGGGCTGGGTGACCCGGCCCTGGCCACCCAGGTCTCGGTGCGCGACGGCCGGACGATCACGTCCGACGGCCCGTACGCCGAAGTCAAGGAACACCTGGCCGGCTTCTACCTGATCGACGTGGCCGGCCTGGACGAGGCGGTGGAGTGGGCCGCGAAGGCGCCGGACGCCGCATACACCAGGGTCGAGGTGCGCCCGGTGCTCGACATGAGTCAATGGGATCTGTGA